One Pontibacillus yanchengensis DNA window includes the following coding sequences:
- a CDS encoding RDD family protein — MEKNPAGFWIRLGAILLDGIALAVIFFPISIFLSLLGVGDTVMDNVERIVNPIYSIVVPIIWSGYVIGKRLFGIRIVKMDDSNVDFLTMVLRVVVSGIIYIATIGIGFIVSAFMIGLRDDKRAIHDLIAGTYVTYNKP, encoded by the coding sequence ATTGAGAAGAATCCTGCTGGTTTCTGGATAAGACTAGGCGCAATACTGTTAGATGGGATTGCACTAGCGGTTATTTTTTTCCCCATTTCGATATTCCTTAGCTTATTGGGAGTAGGAGATACCGTTATGGATAACGTCGAAAGAATTGTAAATCCTATTTATTCGATTGTCGTCCCGATTATCTGGTCTGGGTATGTAATTGGTAAACGACTTTTTGGAATACGTATTGTGAAAATGGATGACTCTAATGTTGATTTTCTTACAATGGTTTTAAGAGTTGTTGTGAGTGGTATCATTTATATCGCTACCATTGGTATTGGTTTTATCGTAAGTGCTTTTATGATTGGACTACGTGATGATAAACGAGCTATACATGATTTAATTGCTGGAACGTACGTTACGTATAATAAACCGTAA